In one window of Hymenobacter nivis DNA:
- a CDS encoding DUF4339 domain-containing protein has protein sequence MYYIEKGGIATGPLAMHELMSHGVKRETLIWTAGMDTWVAAEQVKALSSLFATIPPPFPSKNASLAQTHSTGAAPSSGINAGKAFSAMGYSVPKLGVFQDDREVLTMDTAEVFAAFSNNEDLQRLIEKGLWFNESYKLPLRGASGLLFTLYKPKQNYWSFLSSKQELHVLDTKNQLLAICRVSARLPKSG, from the coding sequence ATGTATTATATCGAAAAGGGTGGCATTGCTACTGGTCCTTTAGCAATGCATGAGTTGATGAGCCATGGGGTAAAAAGGGAAACGTTAATCTGGACCGCAGGAATGGATACATGGGTCGCTGCTGAGCAAGTAAAAGCCCTTTCATCGTTGTTTGCAACCATTCCCCCTCCTTTCCCTTCAAAGAATGCCTCCCTTGCGCAAACGCACTCGACCGGGGCTGCTCCGAGTTCGGGTATTAATGCAGGCAAAGCCTTTAGTGCTATGGGGTACTCAGTCCCAAAATTAGGTGTATTTCAAGATGACCGAGAGGTCCTTACCATGGACACCGCTGAGGTGTTCGCGGCTTTCTCGAATAACGAAGATTTACAACGCTTAATAGAAAAAGGGTTGTGGTTTAATGAATCCTATAAGCTCCCCCTCAGGGGTGCATCAGGGCTTTTGTTTACCCTTTATAAGCCCAAGCAAAACTATTGGAGCTTCCTCTCCAGTAAACAAGAGTTACATGTGCTGGACACAAAAAACCAGTTATTGGCAATTTGCCGCGTGAGCGCACGCCTGCCCAAGTCGGGTTGA
- a CDS encoding GmrSD restriction endonuclease domain-containing protein, with amino-acid sequence MQPDKQSLNLRKDLEPELSIRGESIQRVYNFYIEERLLVNRRYQRKLVWNVEEKQKFLDSIIMSYPVPLFLWASVEYNDKDRYEIIDGMQRLNAITSFIEQEFGLLVKEEGGGEKEYFFDLDTMADTKLLKDENLLEQKVPMLSRAICSKIAGYLLPLSVYRMETSEEIDEIFRRINSGGRQLSIQEVRQSSSLGGFADAVRRIAAKIRGDDSNSDMLLLNAMRKISVSNKRLQHYGINVDDIFWVKQGIISREKMRQSNDEEIVADILSSMILYPDKFTSNAVLLNNMYGIHSLDSPTQTDRHQKIESELSKDLDGWVDKFIAIYDVVRQVMEVANESFNSLVNKHTESRFSPKHFQTIFMALYELIAIDKKMVVSYELLVKKFREAGKIMRIASGSYSGKNKNTNIAAVKGVFIESFRSRESHEENPAEDNWTTRLENILVQSYTEQSLYDFKLGLHNLDEQGLFNQESLEKIVKTLTAMANVGKKATGYIIIGVADNEKDASFCLQYYQEQGVRTQPIKFGNFCVTGVNGEVDKHYKSDHDKYMSLISSKVKNMPVESGFLHNNIRIWSIKYFGKAIVIFRVNSADHPVTFDEGFYTRIDSNTVKVKSSEFNFLHKKFS; translated from the coding sequence ATGCAGCCAGACAAACAGTCACTGAACTTAAGAAAAGACCTTGAACCTGAGCTTTCAATTCGTGGTGAGAGTATTCAACGAGTTTATAATTTCTATATCGAAGAGCGATTATTGGTTAATAGGCGATATCAGCGAAAACTTGTATGGAATGTGGAAGAAAAGCAAAAGTTTTTGGACTCGATAATTATGAGCTATCCGGTCCCTCTTTTCCTGTGGGCAAGTGTTGAGTATAACGATAAAGACCGCTACGAAATAATTGACGGCATGCAAAGGCTCAATGCCATTACATCTTTTATTGAGCAAGAATTTGGTTTATTAGTTAAGGAGGAAGGCGGTGGCGAAAAAGAATATTTCTTTGACTTAGATACAATGGCTGATACAAAGCTTTTGAAGGACGAGAATTTATTGGAACAAAAAGTGCCAATGCTTTCAAGAGCTATTTGTAGCAAAATTGCTGGTTATCTTCTTCCGCTTTCTGTTTATAGAATGGAAACGTCAGAAGAAATTGATGAAATCTTCAGAAGAATAAATTCTGGTGGTAGACAATTGTCAATTCAAGAAGTTAGACAGTCAAGCTCATTAGGTGGTTTTGCAGATGCTGTTAGAAGAATTGCTGCTAAAATCCGTGGTGATGACTCTAATTCAGATATGCTACTTTTAAACGCGATGCGAAAAATAAGTGTATCCAATAAAAGGCTACAGCATTATGGCATTAATGTAGATGATATATTTTGGGTGAAGCAAGGAATAATTTCTCGTGAAAAGATGAGGCAGTCAAATGATGAAGAAATCGTGGCTGACATATTGTCGAGCATGATTTTGTATCCCGATAAGTTCACAAGCAACGCAGTGCTTTTGAATAATATGTACGGGATTCATTCACTGGACAGCCCTACTCAAACAGACCGCCATCAGAAAATAGAATCCGAATTAAGCAAAGACTTGGATGGGTGGGTTGATAAATTTATTGCTATCTATGATGTGGTTCGCCAAGTTATGGAAGTGGCTAACGAGTCTTTTAACTCGCTTGTCAATAAACATACGGAAAGCAGGTTTTCACCAAAACACTTCCAAACCATTTTTATGGCATTGTATGAGCTAATCGCTATCGATAAGAAGATGGTGGTTAGTTATGAACTTTTAGTTAAAAAGTTTAGAGAAGCTGGCAAGATAATGAGAATTGCTTCTGGATCTTATAGTGGTAAAAATAAAAATACAAACATAGCCGCTGTCAAAGGCGTTTTTATAGAATCATTTCGTAGTAGGGAATCACACGAGGAAAATCCTGCTGAAGACAACTGGACGACAAGGTTGGAAAACATTCTAGTCCAATCATATACGGAGCAATCGCTATACGATTTCAAGCTAGGATTACACAACCTTGATGAACAGGGTCTTTTTAATCAGGAATCGCTAGAAAAAATAGTCAAAACTTTAACCGCCATGGCTAATGTCGGAAAAAAAGCAACTGGTTATATTATAATCGGTGTGGCTGACAATGAAAAGGACGCTTCATTCTGTCTACAATATTATCAAGAACAGGGCGTGAGGACCCAGCCCATAAAGTTTGGCAATTTTTGTGTGACAGGTGTAAATGGGGAAGTAGATAAACACTACAAAAGCGACCATGATAAATACATGTCATTGATCAGTAGTAAAGTAAAGAACATGCCTGTTGAATCCGGATTTTTGCATAACAATATAAGAATTTGGTCGATCAAATACTTTGGTAAAGCCATAGTAATATTTCGGGTAAATTCGGCTGACCATCCTGTGACATTTGACGAAGGATTTTATACTAGAATTGATAGCAATACTGTAAAAGTCAAGAGCTCTGAATTTAATTTTTTGCATAAAAAATTTAGTTAA
- a CDS encoding DUF4339 domain-containing protein, translated as MREYFYEKEGQQAGPTAGHLLIAHGVKANSLVWHNDMSGWAPASTVPELLPLFSEVSETSSTRDAQEKKASLIQSQSRTHTAKPRLVRRTSVRAPQFSASSKTTKWWHVVLYFIGCIVALLFVRACGVILAQLLLKL; from the coding sequence ATGAGAGAATATTTCTACGAAAAGGAAGGGCAGCAAGCCGGACCTACAGCCGGTCATCTCTTAATTGCCCACGGAGTGAAAGCCAATAGTTTGGTTTGGCACAATGATATGTCGGGATGGGCTCCTGCGTCAACCGTTCCCGAATTGTTGCCCTTATTTTCAGAAGTATCGGAAACTTCCTCCACGAGAGATGCTCAAGAAAAGAAGGCATCCCTGATACAATCACAAAGCCGCACCCATACCGCGAAGCCAAGGCTTGTGCGCCGTACTTCAGTCAGGGCTCCTCAATTCAGCGCGTCCTCGAAAACTACAAAATGGTGGCACGTAGTACTGTACTTTATAGGCTGTATAGTCGCGCTATTATTTGTCCGAGCCTGTGGAGTTATCTTGGCACAGCTACTGCTCAAGCTATAA
- the ffh gene encoding signal recognition particle protein, with protein MFDNLSTKLDRAIKTLKGQGSISEINVAATIKEIRRALVDADVNYKVAKDVTDKIKDEAMGRNVLTAVSPGQLMVKIVYDELTALMGGEKQDIVIKGDPAVVLLSGLQGSGKTTFAGKLASFIKKQNRTVLLVACDVYRPAAIEQLKVLGEQIGVEVYSEIDNKNPVEISRNAIDYAKKNNKKVVIVDTAGRLAVDEQMMREIEAVKSAINPSETLFVVDAMTGQDAVNTAKTFNDRLNFDGVVLTKLDGDSRGGAALSIRAVVEKPIKFISTGEKMEALDLFYPDRMAQRILGMGDVISLVERAQQQFDEDEAKRINAKIRKNQFNFDDFLSQLDQIKKMGNIKDLMGMIPGMSKAMKDVEIDDDAFKPVEAIIKSMTKQERANPDLINGSRKRRLAKGSGTDIQQVNALMKQFEDMRKMMRTMNKMSQTKGGMAQMAKMMGGLKGGPGGMMR; from the coding sequence ATGTTCGATAACCTCTCCACTAAGCTCGACCGGGCCATCAAAACCCTCAAGGGTCAGGGTAGCATCTCCGAAATCAACGTTGCGGCCACCATCAAGGAAATCCGTCGGGCCCTGGTCGATGCCGACGTTAACTACAAAGTTGCCAAAGATGTAACCGATAAAATCAAGGACGAGGCCATGGGCCGCAACGTGCTTACGGCCGTCTCGCCGGGCCAGCTCATGGTCAAAATTGTGTACGACGAGCTGACCGCGCTCATGGGCGGCGAAAAGCAGGACATCGTCATCAAGGGCGACCCGGCCGTGGTGCTGCTTTCGGGCCTGCAAGGTTCGGGCAAAACTACGTTTGCCGGCAAGCTGGCCAGCTTCATCAAGAAGCAGAACCGCACTGTGCTGCTGGTGGCCTGCGACGTGTATCGCCCCGCCGCCATCGAGCAGCTGAAGGTGCTCGGCGAGCAAATTGGGGTGGAGGTGTACAGCGAAATCGACAACAAGAACCCGGTCGAGATTTCGCGCAACGCCATCGACTACGCCAAGAAAAACAACAAGAAGGTAGTCATCGTCGACACCGCCGGCCGCCTGGCCGTCGACGAGCAGATGATGCGCGAGATTGAGGCCGTCAAAAGCGCTATCAACCCCAGCGAAACGCTGTTTGTGGTGGACGCCATGACCGGGCAGGACGCCGTGAACACCGCCAAAACCTTCAACGACCGCCTAAATTTCGACGGCGTGGTGCTCACCAAGCTCGACGGCGACAGCCGCGGCGGGGCGGCCCTTAGCATTCGGGCCGTGGTGGAGAAGCCCATCAAGTTTATCTCGACGGGCGAGAAAATGGAAGCTCTCGACCTGTTCTACCCCGACCGCATGGCCCAGCGCATCCTGGGCATGGGCGACGTGATTTCGCTCGTGGAGCGGGCCCAGCAGCAGTTCGACGAGGACGAGGCCAAGCGCATCAACGCCAAAATCCGTAAGAACCAGTTCAACTTCGACGATTTTCTCTCGCAGCTGGACCAGATCAAGAAGATGGGCAACATCAAGGACCTGATGGGCATGATTCCGGGCATGAGCAAGGCCATGAAGGACGTCGAAATCGACGACGACGCCTTCAAGCCCGTTGAGGCCATCATTAAGAGCATGACCAAGCAGGAGCGGGCCAACCCCGACCTCATCAACGGCTCGCGCAAGCGCCGCCTGGCTAAGGGCTCTGGCACTGACATTCAGCAGGTAAATGCCCTAATGAAGCAGTTCGAAGACATGCGCAAAATGATGCGCACCATGAACAAGATGAGCCAGACCAAGGGCGGCATGGCCCAAATGGCCAAGATGATGGGCGGCCTCAAAGGGGGCCCCGGCGGTATGATGCGCTAG
- a CDS encoding glycosyltransferase family 4 protein → MPETRPLRLLILTYYWPPSGGAGVQRCLKWVKYLGDFGVEATVVTVDATQATYPVLDESLAADVPAGVRVIRTPTSEPFESYKKLTGRAVPYGGFANEGKPGLMQQALRFVRGNLFIPDPRRGWNKHALRAVERLLAAGETFDAVLTSSPPHSTQLIGLALQKRYGLRWLADMRDPWTDIYYYKDLHHTPLAAWLDARYERQVLMRADAVLVTSPETERLFRTKVPGLAAGKIHVLPNGYDAPDFGQPSQPPADCFRITHTGTITELYHLGGLLGALAGALKRHPAVPVRLRFVGQVSAELRAQVSAAGLAGVTEYQSFVPHAASVAELLQATVLLMAIPDVPRNRGILPGKIFEYLAANKPVLCVGPAGSDADKLLQECGAGQALPYADAALMQETLDMLLHQWAINPNLDLPAASHGRYTRRALTKQLATIVRAPARG, encoded by the coding sequence GTGCCCGAAACCCGCCCGTTGCGCCTGCTCATCCTCACCTACTACTGGCCGCCTTCGGGCGGAGCCGGTGTGCAGCGCTGCCTGAAATGGGTGAAATACCTGGGCGACTTTGGGGTGGAAGCCACCGTGGTGACCGTGGACGCCACCCAGGCCACCTACCCGGTGCTGGACGAAAGCCTGGCCGCCGACGTGCCGGCCGGCGTGCGCGTCATCCGCACGCCCACTTCGGAGCCGTTCGAGAGCTACAAGAAGCTGACGGGCCGCGCCGTGCCCTACGGCGGCTTCGCCAACGAGGGCAAGCCGGGGCTGATGCAGCAGGCCTTGCGCTTCGTGCGCGGCAACCTGTTCATTCCGGACCCGCGCCGCGGCTGGAACAAGCACGCGCTACGGGCCGTGGAGCGCCTGCTGGCCGCCGGCGAAACCTTCGATGCGGTGCTCACCAGCTCGCCGCCGCACTCCACCCAGCTCATCGGCCTGGCGCTGCAAAAGCGCTACGGCCTGCGCTGGCTGGCCGATATGCGCGACCCATGGACGGATATTTATTATTATAAAGACCTGCACCACACGCCCCTGGCCGCCTGGCTCGATGCCCGCTATGAGCGCCAGGTGCTGATGCGGGCCGACGCCGTGCTCGTGACCTCGCCCGAAACCGAGCGCCTGTTTCGGACCAAGGTGCCGGGGCTGGCGGCAGGCAAAATCCACGTGCTGCCCAACGGCTACGACGCGCCCGACTTTGGCCAGCCCTCGCAGCCCCCGGCCGATTGCTTCCGCATCACCCACACCGGCACCATCACCGAATTATACCACCTCGGCGGCCTGCTGGGGGCCCTGGCCGGGGCCCTGAAGCGCCACCCCGCCGTACCCGTGCGGCTACGCTTCGTGGGCCAGGTGAGCGCCGAGCTGCGGGCCCAAGTAAGCGCCGCGGGCTTGGCCGGAGTCACCGAGTATCAGTCGTTTGTGCCGCACGCCGCCTCGGTGGCCGAGCTGTTGCAAGCCACCGTGCTGCTGATGGCGATTCCGGACGTACCACGCAACCGGGGCATTTTGCCGGGCAAAATATTCGAGTATTTAGCCGCTAACAAACCCGTACTGTGCGTGGGCCCCGCTGGCTCCGACGCCGATAAGCTGCTGCAAGAATGCGGCGCTGGCCAGGCCCTGCCCTACGCCGATGCGGCCCTGATGCAGGAAACCCTGGATATGCTGCTCCACCAATGGGCCATCAACCCCAACCTGGACCTGCCCGCCGCCAGCCACGGCCGCTACACCCGCCGGGCCCTTACGAAGCAGCTAGCCACCATCGTGAGGGCCCCAGCGCGGGGCTAA
- a CDS encoding recombinase family protein — translation MIETRSRFITYYRVSTQKQGASGLGLEAQKAAVTSFVKEEAHVLGEFVEVESGNKDLRPQLHAAIAAAQSQNATLLIAKLDRLSRNAGFIFALRDAGVSFVCCDMPDANSLTVGLFTVIAQHERETISKRTKDALAAKKVRGATLGSPQNLTAAARNKGEEVRRRNALENPQNKQAGMLTALLHAKGHSLQQIVDELNGVGFKTRRGKPFYHSAVQRLLFRIALTG, via the coding sequence ATGATCGAAACCCGTAGCAGATTTATTACTTATTATCGGGTATCCACCCAAAAACAGGGCGCTTCTGGATTGGGGCTAGAAGCACAGAAAGCCGCAGTCACTTCTTTTGTCAAGGAGGAAGCGCACGTCCTCGGTGAGTTTGTCGAAGTCGAAAGCGGGAATAAGGACCTTCGTCCACAACTCCACGCTGCAATTGCTGCGGCGCAGAGTCAGAATGCGACGCTTCTTATCGCCAAGTTGGATCGGCTCTCTCGTAATGCCGGTTTCATCTTCGCCTTGCGCGATGCCGGCGTATCCTTTGTGTGTTGCGACATGCCGGACGCCAATTCGCTAACGGTGGGTCTCTTTACGGTGATTGCTCAACACGAGCGCGAAACCATTAGTAAGCGCACTAAGGATGCACTTGCGGCGAAGAAAGTACGAGGGGCTACGCTTGGATCACCACAAAACCTTACGGCAGCCGCCAGAAACAAAGGTGAAGAGGTCAGAAGAAGGAATGCGTTAGAAAACCCCCAGAACAAGCAGGCAGGTATGTTGACAGCATTATTGCATGCTAAGGGTCATTCGCTGCAACAAATTGTTGATGAGTTAAATGGTGTGGGCTTTAAAACACGTCGTGGAAAGCCTTTCTATCATTCGGCAGTCCAGCGGTTGTTATTCAGAATTGCTCTTACCGGATAA
- a CDS encoding tetratricopeptide repeat protein, with amino-acid sequence MNFERLKLFRCLPLLCTACYSSAKEVSLNPEAAYQAIRTKQFQAAIGKLDTLVAAAPDSARYLLLRGYAKDELAQYDAGIADFTAALYLNPTYVNALNNRGHAYYLTSDFKKANQDYSMALRLDDSYALAYGNRALLRVAEGEYRLALSDISHGLSLGDSLNASYYNLRGYCELQLGNPRRAVAALNKAIQMEPLYLDALDNREEAYRLLGEQTFCRHDSLLVAQLRGNK; translated from the coding sequence ATGAATTTCGAGCGCTTGAAGCTATTTCGATGTTTACCGCTGCTCTGTACGGCTTGCTATAGCTCCGCAAAAGAGGTTTCTCTTAATCCGGAGGCGGCTTACCAAGCCATAAGGACAAAGCAGTTTCAAGCTGCCATTGGTAAACTGGATACCTTGGTTGCCGCAGCACCCGACAGTGCCCGGTACCTGCTGCTGCGCGGGTATGCGAAGGATGAGTTGGCGCAGTACGACGCCGGCATCGCCGACTTTACCGCTGCCCTCTACCTGAACCCGACTTACGTTAATGCACTCAACAATCGGGGGCATGCTTACTATTTAACCAGTGATTTCAAGAAGGCAAACCAAGATTATTCCATGGCACTTCGGCTGGATGATTCCTATGCGCTCGCCTATGGAAACCGAGCCTTGCTTCGGGTCGCAGAAGGAGAATATCGCCTAGCACTGAGCGATATTAGCCATGGTCTGTCACTCGGGGACTCGCTCAATGCCTCCTATTATAATCTGCGGGGGTACTGCGAGCTACAGCTAGGCAACCCACGCCGTGCGGTGGCAGCGTTGAACAAGGCGATTCAGATGGAACCACTGTACTTGGATGCGCTTGACAATCGGGAGGAAGCGTACCGGCTCTTGGGTGAGCAAACTTTCTGCCGACATGACTCCCTACTGGTTGCACAATTACGGGGTAACAAGTAA
- a CDS encoding replication initiation protein, translating into MPLHNHASLTNEFVQFPQEPMPLTETRLYHAALRCLHRKTGSAAPSLCVLVKELNVSGAVGYAQLAAAIVSLQARRWFGEPLFLSMDRPAREGAIDFVFNPRLMPHLLHDDAWYTTLDIADLEKRGLRNPNAHRLLWVLRSYYRPLAAVKKKYLTIAEIECLFFGGDSPFAGSYTRLKGWLDSAVKSLKKAGIDCTATTKKRGMVAKGVWFTIPEIALTRKKAAPVRQLVGNAVAAVQDTVEPVKGIVKEAALPAAAVALVASAPSVAAAEPVTFTPTVETAADSLAALIRQALPHQLHCTVIEPVPSHPPTDSFVPGQKLPLRQRLINAHAKLFTYGVSEHQARKLCRAVLNQPEVYETGFFRAVLKVDCEKKKVSADKLAGFAMNTFKSEMRYIF; encoded by the coding sequence ATGCCGCTTCACAACCACGCTAGCTTAACCAACGAGTTTGTCCAGTTTCCGCAAGAGCCCATGCCGCTCACGGAAACGCGTCTGTATCATGCCGCCTTGCGCTGTCTGCACCGGAAAACCGGGTCGGCAGCGCCTTCTTTATGCGTACTGGTCAAGGAGCTGAACGTGTCCGGCGCGGTCGGGTACGCCCAACTTGCCGCTGCTATCGTGTCGCTGCAGGCACGGCGGTGGTTTGGGGAACCCTTGTTCCTAAGCATGGACCGACCCGCTAGGGAAGGCGCCATTGACTTCGTGTTCAACCCCAGGTTGATGCCGCACTTGCTGCACGATGACGCGTGGTACACGACGTTGGACATAGCAGATTTGGAAAAGCGGGGGTTGCGCAACCCCAACGCCCACCGATTGCTGTGGGTGCTGCGCTCCTACTACCGCCCACTGGCTGCGGTCAAGAAAAAGTACCTGACCATTGCCGAAATCGAGTGTCTATTTTTTGGGGGTGACTCCCCCTTTGCCGGCAGCTACACGCGGCTGAAAGGCTGGCTTGATTCGGCGGTAAAGAGTCTCAAAAAAGCGGGCATTGACTGCACCGCTACGACCAAAAAACGCGGCATGGTGGCAAAGGGAGTGTGGTTTACCATTCCCGAAATCGCGCTGACCCGCAAGAAAGCCGCTCCGGTGCGTCAACTCGTGGGGAACGCGGTGGCAGCGGTCCAGGACACGGTGGAGCCAGTCAAGGGAATCGTGAAGGAAGCGGCGTTGCCGGCGGCTGCCGTGGCATTGGTTGCCAGTGCGCCCAGCGTGGCGGCTGCCGAGCCCGTAACGTTCACTCCCACAGTAGAAACGGCAGCGGATTCCTTGGCTGCGCTGATTCGGCAAGCCCTGCCCCACCAGCTACACTGCACCGTTATCGAGCCGGTGCCCTCGCACCCACCGACCGACTCGTTCGTGCCGGGGCAAAAGCTCCCGTTGCGGCAACGACTCATCAATGCTCACGCCAAGTTGTTCACCTACGGCGTATCCGAGCACCAAGCTCGCAAGCTGTGCCGTGCCGTGCTGAATCAACCGGAAGTCTACGAAACAGGATTTTTCCGCGCTGTCTTAAAGGTAGATTGTGAAAAGAAGAAAGTAAGTGCGGACAAGCTGGCGGGGTTTGCGATGAACACCTTCAAGTCCGAAATGCGGTACATTTTTTAA
- a CDS encoding caspase family protein, protein MATAISLHIGLNYVDPNHYSGWNGELNAAEYDANDMSLIAKYQGFQTYVLLRSNATRQAVTSSILNAAQTLNQGDIFVISYSGHGGQLPDINGDEDDGLDETWCLYDGELVDDELSQL, encoded by the coding sequence ATGGCAACAGCAATTTCGCTTCACATCGGTCTAAACTATGTTGACCCAAATCACTATTCAGGTTGGAATGGGGAACTCAATGCTGCTGAGTATGATGCAAATGATATGTCTCTGATCGCAAAATATCAAGGATTCCAAACATATGTTCTTCTTAGGTCAAATGCGACAAGGCAGGCGGTTACTTCATCGATTCTAAATGCTGCTCAAACACTGAACCAAGGAGACATATTCGTTATTTCATATTCCGGTCATGGAGGGCAACTGCCTGATATAAATGGCGATGAAGATGACGGGCTGGACGAAACATGGTGCTTATATGACGGCGAACTTGTAGATGATGAGTTGTCGCAACTTTGA
- the pseB gene encoding UDP-N-acetylglucosamine 4,6-dehydratase (inverting), giving the protein MALDLNHKSILVTGGTGSFGKQFVRTVFAKFPQVKRLVVFSRDELKQYEMSQEFSPAQYPAIRYFIGDVRDPQRLQRACEGIDIVIHAAALKQVPAAEYNPMECIKTNIFGAENVINAALDCGVKNVVALSTDKAAAPINLYGATKLCSDKLFVAANNMKGARDLRFSVVRYGNVIGSRGSVVPFFLKERRTGVLPITHPDMTRFNISLEEGVDLVLYALEHAWGGEIFVPKIPSYKITEVARAIGPDCEQRIVGIRPGEKLHEEMITETDALSTVELDRYYVILPNTPNWNVDKFVAHFHGQRVPLGFHYDSANNNEWLDAAQIQEEIRRHVDADFVA; this is encoded by the coding sequence ATGGCCCTCGACCTCAACCACAAGTCCATCCTCGTCACGGGCGGCACCGGCTCGTTCGGTAAGCAGTTCGTGCGCACTGTTTTCGCAAAATTCCCGCAGGTGAAGCGGCTGGTGGTGTTCTCGCGCGATGAGCTGAAGCAGTACGAGATGAGCCAGGAATTCAGCCCGGCCCAATACCCGGCCATCCGCTACTTCATCGGCGACGTGCGCGACCCGCAGCGCTTACAGCGCGCCTGCGAGGGCATCGACATCGTGATTCACGCCGCCGCCCTCAAGCAGGTGCCCGCCGCCGAATACAACCCGATGGAGTGCATCAAAACTAACATTTTCGGGGCCGAAAACGTGATTAACGCCGCCCTCGACTGCGGCGTGAAGAACGTAGTGGCCCTGAGCACTGATAAGGCCGCCGCGCCCATCAACCTGTACGGGGCCACCAAACTGTGCTCGGACAAGCTGTTTGTAGCCGCTAACAACATGAAGGGCGCGCGCGATTTGCGGTTTTCGGTGGTGCGCTACGGCAACGTGATTGGCTCGCGCGGCTCGGTGGTACCCTTCTTTTTGAAGGAGCGCCGCACCGGCGTGCTACCCATCACCCACCCCGACATGACGCGCTTCAACATCTCGCTCGAAGAAGGCGTGGACCTGGTGCTCTACGCGCTGGAGCACGCCTGGGGCGGCGAAATTTTCGTGCCGAAAATCCCGTCCTATAAGATCACCGAAGTGGCCCGCGCCATCGGGCCCGACTGCGAGCAGCGCATTGTGGGCATCCGCCCCGGCGAGAAGCTGCACGAGGAAATGATTACCGAAACAGACGCCCTGAGCACGGTGGAACTGGACCGCTACTACGTCATTCTACCCAACACGCCGAACTGGAACGTGGACAAGTTTGTGGCCCACTTCCACGGCCAGCGCGTGCCGCTGGGCTTCCACTACGACTCAGCTAACAACAACGAGTGGCTCGACGCAGCCCAGATTCAAGAGGAAATCCGGCGGCACGTGGACGCTGACTTCGTGGCGTAA